The genomic segment ACCGACACGACCAGCAGACCCACCACACCGACCGCGAGCAGCGCCACCGGCACCACCCGTTCCAGCCGCGGCGAGCCGTCCTCCGCCACGAATCGCGCCTTCACGTCCGAGACCGAACGATTCACCGCGACGTACGCGCGGCCCGCCGTGCGGTCCACCTTCTCGGCGACCATGGCCTTCGCGTCACCGATGATCGTCTTCGGGTGCACCCGCACCCCGATCTCGTCGAGGACCACAGCCAGCTGCTCGCGCCTGCTGATGATGTCCGCCTCGATCTGCGCAGGGGTCCTCGTATCCGACACTGCGCCGCCTCCGTGGTGGTCGTCCGGTAAACCTTCATCGACAGTCTGTCAGCTCGACCGCCCGCACACCCGGCGGCACCCCTATTACGCTCGGTCGCGTACACCCCACGCGCCACCCGAGGAGAACCATGAGCGAGCGCCTCCAGCCCGGCGACACCGCCCCCGCCTTCACCCTTCCGGACGCCGACGGCAAGGACGTGTCGCTCGCGGACCACAAGGGCCGCAAGGTGATCGTCTACTTCTACCCCAAGGCCCTTACCCCCGGTTGCACCAAGCAGGCCTGCGACTTCACCGACAACCTGGACCTGCTGAGCGGTGCCGGATACGACGTCATCGGCATCTCGCCCGACAAGCCGGAGCAGCTCGCGAAGTTCCGCGAGCAGGAGAACCTCAAGGTCACCCTGGTCGCCGACCCGTCCAAGGAGGTCCTCGCGGCCTACGGCGCTTACGGCGAGAAGCAGAACTACGGCAAAACGGTGACGGGCACCATCCGGTCCACCTTCGTCGTCGACGAGCAGGGCCTGATCGAACACGCCTTCTACAACGTCCGGGCCGCCGGCCACGTCGCGAAGATCATCAAGGACCTCAAGATCTGACGCACCCCCTCGGGCGGTGTTCGGTGTTCACCACTGCACACCGAACCCGCAGGCCCGGGGGAACCCGCGGAAACCGAGGAGCCGGGAAACCCGCAGGAAACGGCAGGAACCTGTCGCGAAGCTGTGAGGGACCTCGCAATCACCGGGCCGATCGGTTTGCGACCGCCATGACCGTACAGAAGCCTTTCTTGGAACACCCTCCGAGGAAAGGACCCGGCCATGGCGGCCACC from the Streptomyces sp. NBC_01335 genome contains:
- a CDS encoding DUF3618 domain-containing protein, whose translation is MSDTRTPAQIEADIISRREQLAVVLDEIGVRVHPKTIIGDAKAMVAEKVDRTAGRAYVAVNRSVSDVKARFVAEDGSPRLERVVPVALLAVGVVGLLVVSVRRPKGSRRR
- the bcp gene encoding thioredoxin-dependent thiol peroxidase, whose product is MSERLQPGDTAPAFTLPDADGKDVSLADHKGRKVIVYFYPKALTPGCTKQACDFTDNLDLLSGAGYDVIGISPDKPEQLAKFREQENLKVTLVADPSKEVLAAYGAYGEKQNYGKTVTGTIRSTFVVDEQGLIEHAFYNVRAAGHVAKIIKDLKI